In Photobacterium sp. TLY01, the following proteins share a genomic window:
- the sgrR gene encoding HTH-type transcriptional regulator SgrR codes for MSGQRLKTQFQRLYHHFSGQDSDTNLQDISDVLFCTRRNVRMVINKMVEKGWIDWEPAIGRGKQSRLVFHSTDTELQYNHARKLVADGKLEPALEALGHDANKLAQLIQEQLGLTTQKGRQIVRVPYYRAFTNLNPLRPLRRSEQHLVRQIFNGLARVNEEKEEVEGDLAHHWEAFSARHWRFYLRPAVRFHDGSLLDSQDVVKSLERLQGHQLFSHLSHISSPFPNTIDIRLSQDDYRLPDLLANIMAMIQPAELDSDREADLFPVGTGPYKVTQNDRQRLTLEAFDHYFGFRALIDVVEIWILTGVTACYLQPGTDKVVEKIKDVNDQLTLDEGCSYLLLNRVNGLASDPEWLAYFQSRFGPMQLLSRMDPAEIGDIRLINAYGLLPGWTDLNPQPVKAAAPAKRMVTLAFPQHHPVYHELARAIDSVLAEDGLRLKVMELSNTDVLMGKHADKIDIWLNGMSLSNHRDDAFLAWLYSFEHISRAMPSNEFDALNHSVAVWRSDRGRTCPSHEIGASLVKSGQVIPLFHAWLGVYSAGPVQGMAPNSMGWFDFKSVWLKPGLE; via the coding sequence ATGAGTGGCCAGCGTCTGAAAACGCAATTCCAGCGTCTTTATCACCATTTTTCCGGTCAGGACAGCGATACCAATTTGCAGGACATTTCTGATGTCCTGTTCTGCACGCGTCGCAATGTGCGCATGGTCATCAATAAGATGGTCGAGAAAGGATGGATCGACTGGGAGCCGGCGATCGGACGCGGTAAACAATCGCGGCTAGTCTTTCACAGTACGGATACCGAACTGCAGTACAATCACGCCCGCAAGCTGGTTGCTGATGGCAAGCTGGAACCCGCTCTGGAAGCGCTGGGTCACGACGCCAATAAGCTTGCTCAGCTCATACAGGAACAGTTGGGACTAACCACGCAAAAAGGACGTCAGATCGTCCGCGTCCCGTATTACCGAGCGTTTACTAATCTCAACCCGCTTCGTCCGCTCCGGCGTTCTGAGCAACATCTGGTACGGCAGATTTTTAACGGGCTGGCACGGGTTAATGAGGAAAAAGAGGAAGTCGAAGGGGATCTGGCCCATCACTGGGAAGCCTTTTCAGCCCGCCACTGGCGGTTTTATCTTCGCCCGGCCGTGCGGTTTCACGACGGCAGTCTGCTGGACAGCCAGGATGTCGTAAAAAGTCTTGAGCGCCTGCAAGGCCACCAGTTATTCAGCCATCTCAGCCATATTTCGTCACCTTTTCCGAATACTATTGATATCCGTCTGAGTCAGGATGACTACCGTTTGCCTGATTTGCTGGCCAACATCATGGCGATGATTCAGCCTGCTGAGCTGGACAGCGACAGGGAAGCGGATTTGTTTCCTGTGGGCACCGGGCCTTATAAAGTGACGCAAAATGACAGGCAGCGATTGACGCTGGAAGCGTTTGATCACTATTTTGGCTTTCGTGCACTGATCGATGTCGTTGAGATCTGGATATTAACCGGTGTCACTGCCTGCTATCTGCAACCGGGCACTGATAAGGTTGTTGAAAAGATTAAGGATGTGAATGATCAACTGACATTGGATGAAGGCTGCAGTTATCTGCTGTTAAACCGGGTGAATGGCCTTGCCAGCGATCCCGAGTGGCTGGCTTATTTTCAGAGCCGGTTTGGGCCAATGCAGTTGCTTTCAAGAATGGATCCGGCCGAAATAGGCGATATCCGTTTGATCAATGCCTATGGACTGTTACCTGGCTGGACCGATCTCAATCCGCAACCGGTAAAAGCGGCCGCACCGGCTAAGCGGATGGTGACGCTAGCGTTTCCGCAACATCACCCGGTTTACCATGAACTGGCCCGGGCAATCGACAGTGTACTTGCTGAGGATGGTCTGAGGCTGAAAGTGATGGAGTTGAGTAACACAGATGTGTTGATGGGCAAGCACGCGGATAAAATTGATATTTGGCTCAATGGCATGAGTCTGAGTAATCACAGGGATGATGCATTTCTGGCCTGGCTTTACAGTTTCGAGCATATTTCACGGGCCATGCCATCCAATGAGTTTGACGCGCTGAATCACAGTGTTGCGGTATGGCGTTCTGACCGTGGCCGGACCTGCCCCAGCCATGAAATAGGGGCGAGTCTGGTGAAATCAGGACAAGTGATCCCTTTATTCCATGCCTGGTTGGGTGTGTACAGTGCTGGTCCGGTACAAGGCATGGCGCCGAACTCTATGGGATGGTTTGATTTTAAATCCGTCTGGCTCAAACCGGGTCTGGAATAG
- a CDS encoding serine hydrolase — MTKTLFRPALLCCTTGLYLTLVSPVLAEDALMPSPPEVAADAWVLMSYQSGQVIAGSNEHKTHAPASLVKIMTSYVVGTELKAGHIHNDDKVVISENAWSQKFPGSSVMFINVGDEVTVDDLNHGVIISSGNDATVALAEHVAGHTSAFIEMMNRQAEKIGMNNTYFTNPHGLDSDQQATTAYDMALLTRAFIQDLPEMYELFKIKSFTFNKIKQGNRNPLLWDTSLNADGVKTGYTKDAGYSLVSSASQDDFRLIAVVLGTENVNARRNESKKLLTWGFRFYQDFKPDFDSKTLKKAKVWYGSPSNVQVEVSDGGVITVPRRQRKNLEHKVFYDTNLEAPVAKGQQVGKVEWYLDQQLLTVQPIVAAEASGKAPWYKSMIDTVWRPIGRWFSDQDWDPRTDKAITETTQ; from the coding sequence ATGACAAAAACACTGTTTAGACCCGCGTTGTTATGCTGTACAACCGGGCTGTACCTTACATTGGTTTCCCCCGTTTTGGCAGAAGATGCACTCATGCCCAGCCCGCCGGAAGTCGCCGCTGATGCATGGGTTTTAATGAGTTATCAGTCTGGGCAAGTGATTGCAGGCAGCAACGAGCACAAAACACATGCCCCCGCCAGCCTGGTTAAAATTATGACAAGTTACGTGGTCGGAACTGAGCTGAAAGCCGGCCATATTCACAATGATGACAAAGTGGTGATCAGCGAAAATGCCTGGAGTCAAAAATTTCCGGGCTCATCCGTGATGTTTATCAACGTAGGTGATGAAGTCACAGTGGACGATCTCAATCATGGTGTGATCATTTCTTCCGGCAACGATGCCACCGTCGCGCTGGCCGAGCATGTGGCCGGCCATACTTCCGCATTTATCGAAATGATGAACCGCCAGGCTGAAAAAATAGGCATGAATAATACCTATTTTACGAATCCGCATGGCCTGGATAGCGATCAGCAAGCGACAACCGCTTATGACATGGCGCTGCTGACACGGGCTTTTATTCAGGATTTACCTGAAATGTATGAGCTGTTCAAAATCAAATCCTTTACTTTCAACAAGATTAAACAAGGCAACCGTAACCCGCTTCTCTGGGACACCAGTCTCAATGCGGATGGTGTGAAAACCGGATATACCAAAGATGCTGGCTACAGTCTGGTCTCTTCGGCATCCCAGGATGATTTCCGGCTGATCGCCGTGGTTTTGGGAACAGAAAACGTCAATGCCCGCAGGAACGAAAGTAAAAAGTTACTCACCTGGGGCTTTCGGTTTTATCAGGATTTTAAACCCGACTTTGACAGCAAAACACTGAAAAAGGCCAAAGTCTGGTATGGCTCGCCGTCAAACGTTCAGGTTGAGGTGTCCGATGGTGGCGTGATCACCGTACCGCGTCGTCAGCGAAAAAATCTCGAGCATAAAGTCTTTTATGACACCAATCTGGAAGCCCCGGTCGCCAAAGGCCAGCAGGTTGGGAAAGTCGAGTGGTACCTCGACCAGCAATTACTGACCGTTCAGCCTATTGTTGCAGCGGAAGCATCCGGTAAGGCTCCCTGGTACAAGTCGATGATCGATACCGTCTGGCGGCCGATTGGGCGCTGGTTCAGTGATCAGGACTGGGATCCGAGAACCGACAAAGCCATCACCGAAACCACGCAATAA
- a CDS encoding endonuclease produces the protein MKRALTLLGLLTFGVQGEAVAQLSNGDFESWNSGSPVHWTILDSGISVSETISPVYSGSSAAAIMVNTDTQSSTDFRQIVSVTRGETYDFSVWIYHTEGNVAARLYVDGYLDYSIPANTGQWQQLRYSYTAGSTTNIEVGLRFYDQPGFDGSEVVYVDRFEPGEDGTSGGAGEGGGLSDLSSYYQTAEGLTGYTLKTALYNIIKDHSAQSYSDLWTFYNAHERDESYEDDGSILDIYSENPSGTDSYTFTPGNDQCGSYSGEGDCYNREHSFPRSWFGGAVAPMNTDVHHVFPTDGYVNGRRSSYPYGEVGSATYTSENGSKLGSAASGLSYSGIVFEPVDAFKGDIARAYFYMATRYQNGISGWESNDTHGDAVLNGTSDQVFEDWFLTMLLQWHQEDPVSQKEQDRNEDAYNFQGNRNPFVDYPEFVTEIWGQ, from the coding sequence ATGAAACGAGCACTAACGCTGCTGGGACTTTTAACATTCGGGGTACAGGGCGAGGCTGTCGCTCAGCTTAGTAACGGCGATTTTGAAAGCTGGAATAGTGGCAGTCCGGTGCACTGGACAATCCTTGATTCAGGGATCAGTGTCAGTGAAACCATCAGTCCGGTTTATTCGGGAAGCAGTGCGGCGGCAATCATGGTCAATACTGACACGCAAAGTTCAACAGATTTTCGTCAGATTGTCAGTGTGACCCGTGGTGAAACATATGACTTCAGTGTCTGGATTTACCACACAGAGGGAAATGTGGCTGCGCGCTTGTATGTTGATGGTTATCTGGATTATTCCATCCCGGCAAATACCGGTCAGTGGCAGCAACTCAGGTATAGCTATACAGCCGGGAGTACCACCAATATTGAAGTCGGACTACGTTTCTATGACCAACCGGGGTTTGATGGTTCAGAAGTGGTTTATGTGGATCGGTTTGAACCTGGCGAGGACGGCACTTCAGGCGGAGCTGGTGAAGGAGGCGGGCTGAGCGATCTGTCGAGTTACTATCAGACGGCTGAAGGCTTGACCGGATATACACTGAAAACAGCACTGTACAATATCATCAAGGATCATAGCGCCCAGAGCTATAGCGATCTGTGGACGTTTTACAACGCGCATGAACGGGATGAAAGCTATGAAGATGACGGTTCTATTCTGGACATTTATTCAGAGAACCCATCGGGAACCGATAGTTATACCTTCACGCCTGGAAATGATCAGTGTGGTTCCTATAGTGGTGAGGGGGATTGTTACAACCGTGAGCATTCTTTCCCCCGTAGCTGGTTTGGCGGGGCGGTTGCACCGATGAATACCGATGTACACCATGTGTTCCCGACCGATGGTTATGTGAATGGCAGACGAAGCAGCTACCCATACGGTGAAGTTGGCAGCGCGACTTATACTTCCGAGAATGGTTCAAAGCTGGGTTCAGCAGCGTCCGGACTGAGTTATTCTGGTATTGTGTTTGAACCGGTCGATGCCTTTAAAGGCGATATTGCCCGGGCGTATTTCTATATGGCGACCCGCTACCAAAACGGGATTTCAGGCTGGGAGTCGAATGATACACACGGCGACGCAGTGTTGAACGGAACCAGTGATCAGGTGTTTGAGGATTGGTTCCTGACCATGTTGCTGCAATGGCACCAGGAGGATCCGGTCAGTCAGAAAGAGCAGGATCGCAACGAAGACGCCTACAACTTCCAGGGCAATCGTAACCCGTTTGTTGATTATCCGGAATTTGTGACAGAAATATGGGGTCAATAA